A single region of the Streptomyces caelestis genome encodes:
- a CDS encoding amidohydrolase family protein translates to MPDSQPQPPPPPSSPGPADPSSLLLCGARLTDGRTVDVRLGGGRIEAVGTAGSLGAGGTRAYGARVDLGGYLLLPAPAEPHAHADTALSAHAVGPVSYEPQDVQRRATEAALLQLGHGATAVRAHVRVGDVQGLGALAAVLQARRALRGLAGLTTVAMPRVLTGVAGADGLAMLRDAVKMGASVVGGRPDLDPDPTGYVEAVLEVASEHGCPVDLHTDARDPARLARLAAMAGGLRPGVTLSPCGDLGRLPSEVASRTADQLAAAGVTVVCLPQGGCGGVDRRGAAPVRLLRAAGVRVAAGSGALRDVSNPVGRGDPLEAAFLLASRYGLSPEEAYDAVSSSARAVLGLPEVRVEAGFPAELLAVRGDGLAGALSLAYSRVVVHRGRVVARTSAVREYCSSAASVELGLPRQGRGQLS, encoded by the coding sequence ATGCCCGACAGCCAGCCGCAGCCGCCGCCCCCGCCGTCCTCGCCGGGTCCGGCCGACCCGTCGTCGCTGTTGCTGTGCGGGGCGCGGCTCACCGACGGCCGGACCGTGGACGTCCGGCTGGGCGGCGGGCGTATCGAGGCGGTCGGCACGGCCGGCAGCCTGGGGGCGGGCGGCACGCGCGCGTACGGGGCGCGCGTGGATCTCGGCGGCTATCTGCTGCTGCCGGCCCCGGCCGAGCCGCACGCCCATGCCGACACGGCGTTGTCGGCCCACGCCGTGGGCCCGGTCTCGTACGAGCCGCAGGACGTCCAGCGCCGGGCGACCGAGGCCGCGCTGCTCCAGCTCGGGCACGGGGCGACGGCGGTGCGGGCCCATGTGCGCGTGGGGGACGTGCAGGGGCTGGGCGCGCTGGCGGCCGTGTTGCAGGCGCGGCGGGCGCTGCGGGGGCTGGCCGGGCTGACGACGGTGGCGATGCCCCGGGTGTTGACCGGGGTGGCCGGGGCGGACGGGCTGGCGATGCTGCGGGACGCGGTGAAGATGGGCGCCTCGGTGGTGGGCGGCCGGCCGGATCTCGACCCGGATCCGACGGGGTACGTGGAGGCGGTCCTGGAAGTCGCCTCCGAGCACGGCTGCCCCGTCGACCTGCACACGGACGCCAGGGATCCGGCGCGGCTGGCCCGGCTCGCGGCGATGGCGGGCGGGCTGCGTCCCGGGGTGACCCTCAGCCCGTGCGGCGATCTCGGCCGGCTGCCCTCCGAGGTCGCCTCGCGGACCGCGGACCAACTGGCGGCGGCAGGGGTGACGGTGGTGTGCCTGCCGCAGGGCGGCTGCGGTGGCGTGGACCGGCGAGGGGCGGCTCCGGTGCGGCTGCTGCGGGCGGCCGGGGTGCGGGTGGCCGCCGGGAGCGGGGCGCTGCGGGACGTGTCGAACCCCGTGGGGCGCGGCGACCCGCTGGAGGCGGCGTTCCTGCTGGCCTCGCGCTACGGCCTGTCGCCCGAGGAGGCGTACGACGCGGTGAGCTCCTCGGCACGGGCGGTGCTGGGGCTGCCGGAGGTGCGGGTGGAGGCGGGTTTCCCGGCCGAGTTGCTCGCGGTGCGCGGGGACGGGCTGGCGGGGGCGCTGTCGCTGGCGTACAGCCGGGTGGTGGTGCACAGGGGGCGCGTGGTGGCCCGGACCAGCGCGGTGCGGGAGTACTGCAGTTCGGCGGCTTCGGTGGAGCTGGGGCTGCCGCGGCAGGGACGGGGGCAGTTGTCGTAG
- the rpmG gene encoding 50S ribosomal protein L33, translating to MAATDVRPKITLACVECKERNYITKKNRRNNPDRLEMKKHCPRCNAHTAHRETR from the coding sequence GTGGCTGCCACCGACGTCCGCCCGAAGATCACGCTGGCCTGCGTGGAGTGCAAGGAGCGGAACTACATCACCAAGAAGAACCGGCGTAACAACCCGGACCGTCTTGAGATGAAGAAGCACTGCCCGCGTTGCAACGCGCACACCGCGCACCGCGAAACGCGATAA
- a CDS encoding MaoC family dehydratase N-terminal domain-containing protein, which yields MALDQSFVGRTYPPTEPYEVGREKIREFAEAVGDTNPAYTDAEAAKALGHPDVIAPPTFVFSITFKAAGQVVHDPQLGLDYSRVVHGDQKFAYRRPVRAGDRLTVTSTIEAIKSLAGNDILDIRGEVHDEAGEHVVTAWTKLVARAAEEA from the coding sequence ATGGCGCTCGACCAGTCCTTCGTGGGGCGGACGTACCCGCCCACCGAGCCCTACGAGGTGGGCCGGGAGAAGATCCGTGAGTTCGCCGAGGCGGTCGGGGACACCAACCCGGCGTACACGGACGCGGAGGCCGCCAAGGCGCTCGGCCACCCCGATGTGATCGCCCCGCCGACGTTCGTGTTCTCGATCACCTTCAAGGCCGCGGGGCAGGTCGTCCACGATCCGCAGCTCGGCCTGGACTACAGCCGCGTGGTGCATGGTGACCAAAAGTTCGCCTACCGCCGCCCGGTCCGCGCCGGAGACCGGCTGACGGTCACCTCCACCATCGAGGCGATCAAGTCCCTCGCGGGCAACGACATCCTGGACATCCGCGGTGAGGTCCACGACGAGGCCGGCGAGCACGTCGTGACCGCTTGGACCAAGCTCGTGGC